DNA from Pseudobacteroides sp.:
CGGTAGTACCCGGAAGCCTATATGAGTCTACTGTTGGCCAGAAATTATAGGTATATTGGGTCTTGTCAGCATTAGCCAGCTCCATCCATCACCCTGATGCCATCCTTTTATATTGCTGCCAGGATTCATCCAATATTTTCTCAAGTTCAAGCAGTAGACATCAAAAAAATTCACCATATATAATTATAGTGAATTTTTTATTAAATAGCCTAAATAATCTTAATGGCCTCAATTTTGGTTTATATTTCGTAGCTCATTAATTCTTTTTTCAGAGAGGCCTGTTGCTTCAATTATTTTATGTGTATCCATTCCCATTGCTATTAAATTCTTTGCTGCTTTTTCTATACCTTTTTCTATACCTTTTTCTATACCTTTTTCCATTCCCTTTACTTCAGCTTTCTCTATCATTTTGTCAAATGCCGCCGCAAGATTTGATACCATGCCTTCAACCTCCTTAGGTACTGATTCATCCAATATTTCCTCAAACTTTTTACTTAAGTCTTTTGATATTCTTGGCTTAAAAATATATTTTAACCAACCTTTAAATAGCCCAAATTCCTCTTCATCAAGCCCCTTTAATATCCCTATAATGCTCTTAAGCTTTAATATAACATCCTGGGGCTTCTTTTTATCCATCAGGAACACCGCTGAGACTAGATTTGCTGCTTTTAAAAGTTCCTCATCTTTGTATCTGTTTATATCAAAAAGTATGTAATTGAAATCTACAACCCTGCTTTGAAAAACTTCGCTTCCATCCAGCATATCTCTATAATTTCTACATGCTGTCCATCTTCTCTCACCATTGTACAATACAATAGGAACAATTGATGGCAGTTTAAATCCTTTTCTTTTCCTGTTCTCTGCGTTTTTCCAGAAATCTCTCCATATTTCAACCATATACAAAAGTAGCCTAAATGGCATCTGATAATCTACAGAAGACTGCAA
Protein-coding regions in this window:
- a CDS encoding Rpn family recombination-promoting nuclease/putative transposase translates to MGKIKHEHDKGYKNLLSHKRSFIEMLRGFVKESWVNEIDENSLEQINKSYILQDFEEKEADIIYQLKLKDKSVIFYCLLELQSSVDYQMPFRLLLYMVEIWRDFWKNAENRKRKGFKLPSIVPIVLYNGERRWTACRNYRDMLDGSEVFQSRVVDFNYILFDINRYKDEELLKAANLVSAVFLMDKKKPQDVILKLKSIIGILKGLDEEEFGLFKGWLKYIFKPRISKDLSKKFEEILDESVPKEVEGMVSNLAAAFDKMIEKAEVKGMEKGIEKGIEKGIEKAAKNLIAMGMDTHKIIEATGLSEKRINELRNINQN